In Dehalococcoidia bacterium, one genomic interval encodes:
- a CDS encoding DNA methyltransferase, translating into MSADWSFADSDTGYLTHSLHPYAAKFVPQLARLLIETLSTQGDVVLDPFCGSGTTLAEAMLLGRRAIGVDANPLAKSYRRQNALCSTIVIGSPSKRKRARRHWLQGLGGLDREYLSSWRTYRVSESCFETETIIDDNTASESHLAWIVVAPSQNERISAISSTT; encoded by the coding sequence GTGTCGGCCGATTGGTCGTTCGCGGATTCAGATACCGGATACCTAACGCACTCCCTTCACCCCTACGCAGCAAAGTTCGTGCCCCAACTTGCACGCCTTCTCATAGAGACGTTGTCTACACAAGGTGACGTCGTCCTTGATCCCTTCTGCGGCAGCGGCACAACTTTGGCGGAGGCCATGTTGCTCGGGCGCCGGGCGATTGGCGTCGACGCGAACCCTTTGGCAAAATCATATCGGCGGCAAAATGCGCTCTGTTCGACGATCGTGATTGGGTCGCCATCAAAGAGAAAGCGGGCGCGGCGCCATTGGCTGCAAGGCCTAGGGGGCCTCGATCGCGAGTACCTGAGCAGCTGGCGAACATACCGAGTCTCAGAATCCTGCTTCGAAACCGAGACGATAATTGACGACAACACCGCTAGTGAGAGCCACCTCGCCTGGATCGTGGTGGCACCTTCACAAAACGAGAGAATCTCGGCGATCTCCTCAACGACGTGA